The following proteins are co-located in the Lagopus muta isolate bLagMut1 chromosome 11, bLagMut1 primary, whole genome shotgun sequence genome:
- the PDHB gene encoding pyruvate dehydrogenase E1 component subunit beta, mitochondrial, whose product MAAAGALRLLVPRGRLLSPRRGLHLSAPAAIQVTVRDALNQALDEELERDERVFLLGEEVAQYDGAYKISRGLWKKYGDKRVIDTPISEMGFTGIAVGAAMAGLRPVCEFMTFNFSMQAIDQVINSAAKTCYMSAGAIPVPIVFRGPNGASAGVAAQHSQCFAAWYGHCPGLKVVSPWSSEDAKGLLKASIRDDNPVVMLENELLYGVPFEMSEQAQSKDFVIPIGKAKIEREGTHVTLVAHSRPVGHCLEAASILAKEGVECEVVNLRTIRPMDIETVEASVAKTNHLVTVEGGWPQFGVGAEICARIMEGSAFNYLDAPAVRVTGADVPMPYAKILEDNCIPQVKDIIFAVKKTLNI is encoded by the exons atggcggcggcgggagcGTTGCGGCTGCTGGTTCCGCGAGGCCGCCTTCTTTCGCCGCGCAGGGGTCTCCACCTCTCCGCGCCCGCCGCCATCCAG GTGACGGTGCGGGACGCGCTGAACCAGGCGCTGGACGAGGAGCTGGAGCGGGATGAGCGCGTCTTCCTGCTGGGCGAGGAGGTGGCCCAGTACGACGGTGCCTATAAG ATCTCCAGGGGGCTGTGGAAGAAGTACGGGGACAAGAGGGTCATCGACACCCCCATCTCTGAG ATGGGCTTCACGGGAATCGCCGTCGGTGCCGCGATG GCGGGCTTGAGGCCGGTGTGTGAATTCATGACGTTCAACTTCTCCATGCAAGCGATCGACCAGGTTATCAACTCTGCCGCCAAGACCTGCTACATGTCTGCAGGAGCCATCCCCGTCCCCATTGTTTTCCGTGGGCCCAATGGCGCTTCGGCTGGCGTTGCTGCTCAGCACTCGCAGTGCTTTGCTGCCTGGTACGGGCACTGCCCGGGGCTGAAAGTCGTCAGCCCTTGGAGCTCAGAAGATGCTAAAGGGCTGCTGAAGGCATCGATCCGGGACGACAATCCAG TTGTGATGCTGGAAAATGAATTGCTGTATGGTGTTCCCTTTGAGATGTCCGAACAGGCACAGTCAAAGGACTTTGTTATTCCAATTGGAAAAGCCAAAATAGAAAGGGAAG GAACTCATGTTACATTAGTGGCACACTCTAGGCCTGTTGGGCACTGTTTGGAAGCAGCTTCTATCCTGGCCAAAGAAGGTGTTGAGTGTGAG GTTGTCAATCTGCGCACCATTAGACCAATGGATATTGAAACGGTGGAAGCCAGTGTTGCAAAGACAAACCATCTTGTAACTGTGGAAGGAGGATGGCCACAGTTTGGAGTAGGAGCTGAAATCTGTGCCAGGATCATGGAAG gatCTGCCTTCAACTACTTGGATGCTCCAGCTGTGCGTGTTACAGGTGCAGATGTTCCCATGCCTTACGCAAAAATTCTAGAAGATAACTGCATACCTCAAGTGAAGGATATAATATTTGCAGTGAAGAAAACTTTGAATATCTGA